ATGAATGTCATCAATCTGTCACATGGGCCAATCATCGCGTTGGGAATGTTCAGCACCTTCATCTTGTTCATTCGCATGGGCATCAACCCCTATTTGGGCCTCATCCTGGTCGCAGTTTTGGGGTTGTTGCTGGGAATTTTAATTTACTTTATAGCTGTCCACCGGGTGATCAACGCGCCACACCTCTCTTCGCTTCTGGCTACATTCTCAGTCAATATGATTATCATTGGGATTGGAACAGCCGTCTTCACCACATCACCCTATAATGTAGATTTCAACCTGGGCAGCTTTCCATTAGGAAATACAACAATACTCGGTACTCGGCTGGTTGCTGCACTCATCGCCTTAGTGGTCACCGGTGGATTGTATTTCTTCCTGTATAGAACCCGCCCCGGAAAATATATCCGCGCAGTTGCCAATAATCGCTCCGCTGCGGAGCTGATGGGCATCCCATCTACAAGAATTCTGGCGCTCAGCTTTGGGATTGGAACGATGCTTGCCGCGATTTCGGGAGCCTTAATCGCTACTTTTTTTCCTTTCAACATTCTTTCAGGCGCCAACTACGAACTCAAAAGCTTCGTCATCGGCGTGTTGGGTGGCTTAGGGAATCCAGTGGGCGCGCTTTTTGGCGGGCTGATTCTGGGCATGCTTGAAGGCATCATCCCCGCTTTTCTGGAAACATCTTGGGTGCCAGTAATCGAGTTTGGTTTATTCGTTCTGATCTTATTGGTTCGCCCAAGCGGCCTCTTTGGAGCAAAAAAATGAAAAACTGGCGGAATCATCTCGGTCTTGTCGTCCCGTTGCTGGTGATTATAGGTATGGCTATCTGGCCCGCCCTATCGGGAAGTGTTTCGAACCGCGAGAGTATTTTTACCATTCTAAAAGCCATTGCTCTGGCCTCCAGCCTAAATATATTGCTGGGCTATACAGGGTATGTCAGCTTTGGGCATATTGTTTTCTACGGTTTTGGCGGTTATGTGGGCCTGTACCTGGTGAATGGTTTGGGATGGTCCATCTGGGCGGGGATGCTGATGGGCGGAATTGCATCAGCGATACTAGCTTATGTTTTGGGAAAAGCGATCTTGCGGTTACGCGGGGCATATTTTGCACTGGCTACCATCGGGATTAACGAGGCTATGAAAGCTTTTGTTAATAATTTTGACTTGTTCGGCGGGCCGATTGGCATGACCCTGAACTTCTCGGTGTATAAATCATACGGAGGGGCAGCTCAAGCATTAAATATGGCGTTTTATATCATGGCTGGTCTGACGGCCATTGCGCTCGTCATCAGTCATCTTGTGCGCACGTCAAAATTTGGCCTGGGTTTGCAAGCGATCCGCGAGGATGAAGATGCCGCCGAGGTGATGGGTGTCATTGCACCCAACGCCAAAACCTGGGCGTATGTACTCTCGGCACTGATACCGGGTATGGTAGGCGTGCTCTTTTTCTTCAAGAACGGCAATGTCGAGCCCCATGTGGCCTTCCCGCTGCACGCTTCGATTGAGTTACTCGTCATGGTGATGCTGGGCGGGCAAGGTACAGTACTCGGCCCGATCTTGGGCGCATTTGCCTACCAGGGAATGCGCGGTTATTTTGTGACAAGCGATTTCTTTAAGAATATTCAATTGTCTGTATCTGGCGTTTTATTGCTGCTCATCGTGTTATTTATCCCGGCAGGCGCTATTGGCTGGCTTCGTAATCGTGTGCCAGTACTTCGGAGGGTATTGCAATGAGTATTATTTTACAAGTAGAAGGCGTATCCAAGAACTTTGGCGGCCTTAAAGCGCTCTCCAACGTCACATTCGACCTCCCCGAAGGCCAGATCATGGGTCTGATTGGCCCCAACGGCGCTGGAAAGACCACGCTTTTCAATGTGATTAATGGCGTTTATCCGGCAAGTGAAGGCCGGGTTATGTTTCGTGGAAAAAATGTCACCGGATTAAAGACCTACGAAATGGCTCGCAAAGGACTGGCGCGGACACATCAAGTTGTTAAACCGCTCAATGAACTTACTGTACTCGAAAACGCAGTCGTTGGGGCATGTTTTGGCCGCCACGGCTACGGATTGCGCAAAGCTTCCGAGGTGGCGATGGAAGTGCTGCAATTCGTAGGGCTGGAAGAGCGCGTCGAACAACTGGCCGCCAGCCTGAATATCGCTCAGAAAAAACGCCTTGAATTGGCGCGCGCCCTCTCCGCCCAACCCGAAATCATCCTGCTCGATGAAGTTCTGGCTGGGTTAAACCCCTCCGAGATTGCCGCCATGGTCGAAACCGTACACAAGATTCGTGAACAAGGCACCACCATCATTATGATCGAGCATGTTATGGACGCGGTGATGAATGTTTCCGATCGCATGATTGTGCTTAACTTTGGTGCGCAAATTGCCGAGGGGACTCCCGATGAAATCAAAAATAACCCGCGCGTGATCGAAGCCTATCTGGGCGATCCCAAGCTGGCTGAAAAACTGATGCGGCAGCATGAGCAAGAGGTATAGCCATGAGTATTCTTGAAATCAAAGACGTGACTTCCGGATACGGTGAAGTCCAAATTCTCTGGGGCGCAACCATGTCGCTCGAACCCGGCAAACTTACTTCGCTAGTTGGGACCAACGGCGCAGGAAAAACCACCATGTTGCGCACCATCATGGGATTACTAAAGCCCTGGAGCGGTTCCATCCATTTCAATGGTGAGGATATTAGCAAACTCTCAGCACATGAAAAGGCCGCCCACGGGCTGATTCTTGTCCCTGAGGGCAGGCAACTCTTCACCGACATGAGTGTGGTCGAAAACCTTGAGATGGGGGCATCGCCGCCACGCGCGCGCCCACACATCGATAAAAATTTCAAACTGGTTTACGAAATGTTCCCACGACTTCTGGAACGCAAAAATCAAAAATCCGGCACTCTGAGCGGTGGCGAACAACAGATGCTCGCCGTAGCACGCGGCATTATGGGCGAACCAATCATCTTGATGATGGATGAACTCTCGCTGGGATTGGCTCCGGTGCTGGTGCTGGATCTATTTGAAGGGCTGGGTCGCCTCAAAGAGGCTGGCATCTCCATGCTCCTGGTCGAGCAAAATGTACAGATGGCGCTGGCAATTAGCGATTACGGGTTTGTATTATCACACGGCAAAGTAGAACTTCAGGGCACGCCGCGCGAACTTATCAATAATGAACATATCCAGGCAGCCTATCTCGGCGGCTAGCGGGAAAAATAGGTCATTCGTTTTTTATGATGACTATCACTAATCGCTCGGCTTATTTACCGGTATACTGAAAATAGCTCTTTGGGAATTGCCGAAGTTACCCCCAGATATAGGGGAAAACCCGTCATTCAAAAAGGAACTAAACAAAAAACAGGTTGAGAGTAGTTGCCTTTTTTCAATAAGGAGTAAACCATGTTAGTAGGCGAAAGAATGTCTCATCCGGTAATTACGATTGCGCCAGACTTACCCATCACCGAAGCGGTTAACCTGATGCGCAAGGAACATATTCGCCGTACACCGGTAGTTAAAGGCGGCAAACTGGTTGGGATTGTATCGGACAAAGACTTGCTCAACGCATCCCCCTCCCCAGCGACTTCCCTAAGTATCTGGGAAATGAATTATCTGCTTAGTAAAATCAAAGTAGAAGATGTAATGACAGCGGAGATTCTCTCCATCGATGTAGATACTCCAGTTGAAGAAGCAGCCCGCATCATGGCGGATAATAAAATCGGCGGCTTGCCCGTGATGAAGAATAACCGAGTTGTTGGCATGATCACTGAAACCGATCTCTTCAAAATTTTCCTTGAATTGATGGGCGCCAGAGAAAAGGGCATCCGCGTCACTGCCATGATCCCCGAAAAAGTTGGTGAGCTGGCAGATCTCACAAAGGCCATTGCAGAAGCCGGTGGCAACTTCATTTCATTTGGGCAAACCGCAGGTGAAGACCCCAGCAACCGTGAAGTCACATTTAAAGTTTCCGGCCTTGATGAAAGCAAAGTAAAAAAAGCGATTGATCCGTTTATTGAAAAAATTACGGACATCCGTCTCTGTTGCCCATAAAAATCCCTAAAATTTAGCAAAAAAACAGGGTGCGTGCAGCGTTATATGTTGCCCGCACCCTGTTTTTGCATTTACAGTATAATTCTCTACATGACAACTACCATCGTAGCACTGGATATTGAAACAACTGGATTGAATCCAAAATCGGATAGCATCACCGAAATTGGCGCGATACGCTTTCGTGGCAGCCGGATTGACGGCGAATGGCACAGTCTCATCAACCCCGGAAAGCGCATACCTTCCCATATCACACAATTAACCGGTATCACCGATGCAATGGTGCGCGACAAACCTTCGATCCACGAAGTGCTTCACGATCTGGTTGATTTTGTCGGCGATGCGCCCGTACTGGGACATAACGTGCGCTTTGATCTCGGTTTTTTGCAACAGCATGGAATTTTGCATTCCAACGAACCCCTGGACACCTACGAAATGGCCGCCGTATTGATGCCAAACGCCGGACGGTATGCGCTCGGCGCGCTGGCCCAGGCGCTCGGTATCATCTTGCCTGCCACACACCGCGCTCTGGATGACGCCAAAGTTACTCATCGTGTCTATCTCCAACTCTATGAAGCCGCTCTCGAACTACCCATCGAAATTTTGGGCGAAATTGTCCGACTTGGCGATGATATCGAAAATTGGGGGGGGTATGGGTTGTTTTTTGAAGTGCTGCGCGCGCGCTCGAAAGAAGTTATCCCTGCCCGCAAAGCACGCGGCGGATTCTTTGGCCCATTATTCAGCGCACAACAGCCACCCCCACAAACGCTCACGCCGCTTGAACCTACCATCCCCCTAGACAGCGACGAAGTTGCCTCCGTCCTCGAATACGGCGGAGAATTCTCAAAATTTTTTGAGAATTACGAACATCGCCCGGAACAAGTTGAAATGCTGCGCTCCATCAGCGATGCGCTTTCACAAGGTCGGCATTTGATGGTAGAGGCGGGCACCGGCGTAGGAAAATCGTTTGCCTATTTAATTCCGGCAGCGCTGTGGGCCTTGAAAAATGAGCATCGCGTGGTGATCTCTACCAATACCATCAACCTACAAGATCAGCTAATCAACAAAGATATCCCTGACCTGCAAGAAGCGCTAAATTTAAAAGTAGCTGCAACGGTGCTCAAAGGCCGCAATAATTATCTTTGCCCGCGCCGCCTGGAACAAATGCGCCGCCGCGGGCCAGATACGGCGGAAGAATTGCGCGTTCTGGCCAAGATCATGGTTTGGCTGCAAAGTGGTGGTAATGGCGACCGCGGGAATATCAACCTAAATGGCCCGATTGAGCGCGAAATTTGGGGCAAATTATCTGCCGCAGATGATGGCTGCTCTGCTGATAATTGTGTTAAACATACTGGGGGAGCCTGTCCCTTTTATCGCGCCCGCCAATCGGCACAAAACGCGCATCTAATTGTCGTGAACCACGCCCTCCTGCTGGCCGATGTCGCCACCGGCAGCCGCGTACTTCCCGAATATCAGTATCTGATTATCGATGAGGCCCACCACCTTGAAGATGCCAGCACCAACGCGCTCAGTTTCCGCGCCACACAATCTGACTTTATTCGCTTGCTGCGCGAATTGGGCAGCTACCGCACCGGAGCATCCAGCGGGCTTTCGGGCTTGATGGGACGTTTGTTGTCACTGCTGCACGACGGAGTGAGTCCCAGCGAGTATGCCGGAATCAGCCACCTGGTCGAGCGCGCCAGCGATCACGCCTTTCAACTGGAAAGCCTTTCGCGCGCTTTCTTTGAAACCATCGATCATTTTCTGTTCGAGCAACGCGAGGGCCAGGCAATTGGCCCCTACGCGCAGCAGGTACGCATTTTGCCAGGGACGCGCGTCCAGCCCGCCTGGTTGGAAGTTGAAGTTTCGTGGGAAGATACTCACCAAATGGCCACCGCCCTGCTTGGCAAAATTGAACAAATTGCTAAGGCAATTCACGATATTGGCGAGGCTGGTTTCAGCGATGTTGACGCGCTCGAAGAGCAATACCACGAAATTATAAACGCCTACAAACGATTGCGCGAATTAATCGAAAATGTGGAAGCGCTGGTTTTTGAGCCACAGCCCGAACAGATTTACTGGGCCGAAATTCGCGCCAACGGACGCGGCATTACCCTGCAGGCCGCCCCGCTGCATATTGGGCCGTTGGTGCAAGAACATCTCTGGCACGAAAAAATTTCCATGATTCTGACATCGGCAACACTGACGACGGCGGGCGAATTTGACTACTTGCGCGGGCGGCTCAGCGCCGAAGATGCCGAAGAACTGGCGCTCGGTTCTCCCTTCGATTACGAAAATTCTACACTGCTCTATATCCCTAATAATATCCCTGAACCGAGTGACCGCAACGGGCACCAGCGTGCCATCGAAAGCAGCCTGATACATCTTGCCAAAGCAACCGGCGGGCGTATGTTGGCGCTGTTTACATCGTATGCGCAACTCCAACGCACTTCACGCGCGATTTCATCGGCGCTGGGCGACGCGGGGATTCTGGTTTTCGAGCAGGGCGAAGGCGCTTCGCCGCATTCTTTGCTGGAAAGTTTCCGTGCCGCAGATCAGGCTGTTTTATTGGGGACACGCGCCTTCTGGGAGGGGGTTGACATCCCCGGAGATGATCTCTCGGTGTTGGTGATCGTCAAACTCCCCTTTGGGGTGCCCTCCGACCCGGTGATTGCTGCCCGCTCCGAGACCTTTGAGCAACCCTTCTACCAGTATACGATCCCCGAAGCGATTCTGGAGTTTCGACAAGGGTTCGGCCGCTTGATCCGCACCGAGTTTGACCGCGGTGTGGCTGTGATTCTGGACCGTCGCGTAATCTCAAAGAGCTACGGACGTTCCTTCGTCGATTCTCTCCCGCAATGCACCACGCGTGTTGGGCCATTGCAAAATCTTCCAGATGAAGCCACACGCTGGTTAAATTTGTAATTTTTTGTATGGGTCAATAGGAGCTTGAACAGTGAAACCAGCATCGTCATTCCGAGCGCAGCAAGCGTAGCGAGGAATCCCTTTGAAGCGGTTTGATTCATCACTCGTATAGGCACTTCTCAACATTCCGGTTAGGGATTCTTCACTCCGCTGCGCTCCGTTCAGAATGACGCGTCTTCAAGCTTTTGTCGACGATTTCATAATTTGTAAAGTTTCACCACAAAGGGACACAAAACTCTTATTAGCTATCTTCGTGCTTCTTTGTTTAGTATTTCCACACAGATGAAATATAAACTCCCCTTTCTCTTTTGCGTCTTCGCGCTAACAATTTCCCCCGTGAGCGCACAAATCCAGACCGAACCGCGCCTTGTATCTCTCTCATCCATCGGCGAGATGGGCAATATGCCATCCAGCCATGCAAGCCTTTCTGGCGATGGACGTTTTGTGGCCTTTCGCTCGGAGGCAAATAATCTGGTCGAAGGGGATACGAATACCTTGGCCGATATTTTCGTCCACGACCGGCTAAACGCAACCACCGAACGCGTTTCAATTTCATCCATCGGCGAGCAAACCGATGCCCCCGCCGAACAGCCCATGCTCTCAACGAATGGGCGCGTGGTTGTTTTTCAATCGACTGCATTAACGCTCGTTCCTGGGTTGGCACAAAGCGAGCACTACAGCCATATTTATGCGTATGACCGATTAACAGGCATCTCAGAACGCATTTCAGTCAACAACCGCGGCGAAAGCGGAAATGGCAATTCGCGCAACCCCAGCATCTCGGCCACGGGGCGTTATATAGCCTTTATGTCTCACGCCAGCAACCTGGTTCTGGGAGATACGAATGACGCCAGTGATGTCTTCATCCACGACCGCCTGAGCGGGCACACAACCCGCGTTTCGGTGGGCACACGCGGGCAGGAGGGCAACGCCGACTCCGGCGAGCAACTGGCGATCGCATCCGATGGGCATACCGTCGTTTTCTCATCGCAAGCCACAACATTGGCGACGTCTTTCGACAGCGAAATCCGTCTCTATTATCACAACCGCGTGACAGCCGAAACTTCGTATCTGAACTTTCCGGCAGATGGCCGTCAACGCGAGTTACTGCAAATCACCAGTTCCAGCGACGCGGTCACCTTTGTTGGCCTGGCGCAGCTTAACGCCAATACCTTCGAAATCTTGCTCTTCAAACCCTATAACTACACCGCCGAAAGCCTCGCCACCCTGCCCGCCAGCAGCGCCATCGGCCCGCAAATTGCCCTTTCGGGAGATGGGTTTACACTCATTTCAACCCAATCCGCGGAAAACAACAGCAACCAGATGCAGCAAGTTGACCTGCATACCACTGAAACCATTACGCTTACACCCGCCAATGTTGAATCCGTAGCTATCTCACAAGACGGACATTCGATTGCCTATGCGCAAAACGATGCTCGCGGCGTGGCGCAGATTTATCTGTTCGCCGAAGGGCAAGCGGGGCTTACCTTCAGCGGGCGAGTCACTGACGCGCTTGGCAGCCCACTGGGATTCGTAAATATCGCAACGTCAGATGGAGAGACTGTCTACACCGATGAGAATGGATATTTCTTCTTTGGCAGCCACCCACCCGGGGTTACAGTTCTGACTCCTGCCAAAGACGGGTATACCTTTGGGCCGCGCACCAGGTTAGTTAATATTGACGCCACCCTCGCCGACATCCACTTCACAGCCTATCCCGAAAATATCCTCGCTGAGGCAGCGAAAGACCTGGGAATGCCATATGCCGCCGAGCGTGGCGAAAGCGGCGCTTTCCACGGCTACGCAGCGGGCTATTGCACCGATCTGGTGCTGGACGCTTATACATGGGGGGCCGAATTCAACATCCAGGCCGCGCTGGAACAAGATTACCGCGCTCAGCCGGAGCATTTTTATAATTGGCGGGATGCCCGCAACGCCCACGATATGTGGCGCTATCTGAGTTATTCCGGGCAAATGCTGGCGCACGCGCTGCCCTATTTGCCGGGCGATATTGTCTTTTTCGACCTGAGCGAAGATGGCGAGATCGATCATGTGAGTCTGGTTTCGGAGATTGATGAGCAAAATCGTCCCTTCCAGATGTACGATGCCACGGGAAAGATCGCTGATAACCCCGATGGGCTGGCAAATGAATTACGCTGGGTTGAATTTCATGAACGCACCGTACGCGGTCACGCCCGCTGGTCAGGGCTGTTTGAGCCAATGGTGCCAGATCTGCCCGGCGAGATGTATCTACAGGCCGCGTTGGGCTCTGCCGTGGCGGAATTACGCCTGATCGACCCGCAGGGGAACAGCCTAACCCAGACACAACGCGACACCCGCGGCGGCACGTTCGTTGACCTGGGTTGGGAGCAAAGTGTGAGCGTGATCTCGCCCCTGGAGCTTGGTGAGAATTATATTGTCGAGCTTCATAACCCCGACGCGGAGACAGCCGTGTTCACTTTCTTGGCCCACACCATCCAGGACGGTATTGTGACTACACGCGTGGACCACAAAGCCGCGCTTGCACCTGACGAAACGCTGCTGCTGCGGTTGCAACTCTCGCTGGATGAAGCCGGGCAATTGGCGTTAAGCATGCCGGAGTTGGAAACTGAATGAAGGAAGACGGAAGGCAGAGGGTGAATTGCAGACTTTGCCCGTTCCCAGTCTTCAGTCTTCGGTCAAATAAACCATGAAACGAATCATAGCATTTACTTTCCTGTTGATCGCCCTTAGCGCCTGTACGCGTTCCTCGACAGGTGAAGTTGCGCTGTATACCACGCCCACGCCGGATGTTAGCGCAATTGCCGCGGTGGAACAGAGCATTCAGCAAGTGATCCAGGATGAGGGCGAAAATGTACTCGCCTTCATCGTCGCAGAAATCAGTGTTGAGAATATCCGTATCTCACAAGATGGGCTATACGCAGTTGGCTGGCTGATCCCGATTGACCCGGAAACAAATATTCCTGTGCCCATCGAGCCGGGTCTGGTGCTGCTGCAAAAAGATGCGACCGACTGGCGCGTCTGGATGCCCACCACACCGGGCTGGTATGAGATGCTTGCCATCATCCCCGATGAAATTCTCTCCGAGCGGCATAAAGAAGTCTGGGCAAAGCGCGTTGGCGCTCAAATTGAAGCCGCACAACCTGCCGCCGCGCTGACCGGCTACAAATTGCCCTGGGAGGCTGGCATCAGCCGCTATCTCACCCAAAGCACCTGCCACGACCAATACACACCCAGCGGCAACGCACATTACGCCTTCGATTTCTCAACCTACGGCGAGCTGTGGAATATCTACGCGGCCAAAGGCGGAATTGTGTGGTTGTGGAAAGACGATATCCCCACCTGCTACGAATATACCTGCTCCGACACGCAGCCTCTGGGCAATTATATGGTCATCAAAGATACCAGCACTAATCCGGTCAGCTACCAGCTTTATCTACACCTTAAGCAAAACAGCATCCCTGCCGAACTCAAAACCCTAGGCACATCCATAGCACAAGGACAATTTATCGGCAATGTGGACAACACCGGGCAAAGCTGGGGGCATCATCTGCACTTCCAGGTGCAGGTTCCGTTGTACGGTGAAAACTACTATTGGGGACGCTCCATCGATATTGTGTTCGATGATGTGGATATCAACGGGGGCAGGCCGCGCCTCAAAAGTAGTTGGTGCGATGACGAAGCCTATTGCACCTTCCCCGGCGATGTGTGCAACGATTTCCGGGCAACATACACTTCCCAAAACACAATCGTCGAAGATGGGCCAATATTGATCTATTTCCCGTTCATCACGCGATAAAAGACGGATGACCGGAGACTGGAGACGGGGCCGCGCCCATTCCGCATTCAGCATTTCCAATGCACATCACCCTCCTCACCAGCACTTACCCCCGCTTTTCCGGTGATGGGGCCGCGCCCTTTGTGCAATCCATTGCCGAGGGATTGGCGAAATTAGGGCATCAGATTGATGTAATTGCACCCGATGATATTCTGGTCGCCCCTTACGAAAACAGCGCGCCGATCACAGTACACCGCTTCCGCTATTTTTGGCCGCGCCGTTGGCAGATCATGGGTCACGCCCGCGCCCTGGCCGGAGACACACGCCTGCGCCCGGCAACCTACCTGCAATTGCCATTTTTTTTGTTGGCCGAACTCATCACCTTGCTGCGCGTCACTAAAATTCAAAACAGCGATTTCATCTATGTCCATTGGGTGCTGCCCAACGGCCCGGCGGCGGCGCTGGCGGCAAGAATTCGGCGCATTCCTCTGGCGATCAGCTTGCACGGTTCGGATATTTACGTGGCAAACAAGCGCCGCATCTTTGGCGCAGTGGCACGTTGGAGTTTTCGACAGGCGCGCTGCGTGACGGCTTGCAGCCCCGAACTGCGTGATGCGGCGCGCAAACTGGGAGCGCCGGACGAAACGCGGCTCATGGCCTGGGGCGTAGACCCGGAGCGATTCCACCCTCAAGCAGTCCGCGCAGACTTGCGCTCAAAGTTCAATCTCCCCGCTGAAACGCAGATCATTGCCGCGCTGGGACGGCTGGTACCCAAAAAGGGCTTTGATATATTGCTACGCGCCTGGGCATTGCTTGCGCCCGAATTCCCCTCGGCGCGCCTGCTTATCGGCGGCGAGGGAGAACAGCACAAATATTTAGTTGCGCTGACCGAAGAATTAAATATCCAAGATAAAGTAGTTTTTGCGGGGCAAATTCCCTGGCATAAAACCCCATCGTTCCTGACACAGGCTGATATTTTTGTACTCCCCTCGCGCCAGGATTGCTTTGGCAATCGCGACGGCCTACCGACAGTTTTACTGGAAGCAATGAGTTNNNNNNNNNNNNNNNNNNNNNNNNNNNNNNNNNNNNNNNNNNNNNNNNNNNNNNNNNNNNNNNNNNNNNNNNNNNNNNNNNNNNNNNNNNNNNNNNNNNNGCAATCCCATCAACGGCGATTTGTTCAATCTCATGATCGGGAAACTCTTCAGCCAATTTTTCTTTTGCCTCACCATCGGCTTGTGTATCGCCAAATTTTTGCAGAATGATCGCACCATTGCATACATAATAACCAACATAGCCCGCTGCGAATTCGTTTATGCCATATTTCGTATTTATATCCCAGGGGGTATCCAAAATAACAGTTTTCAGGCGGCGTCCCTGGGCATCTGCAGCCGATCCCAAAACGTCGATATTCTCGCGTGTGATTGGGTAATCATACGAAGATTCATCAATATCGCGGCTCACCACCACCGTTCCAGGCTTTGCAAAACGGGCGTAAAAATCGGTATGTCCATCCGTAATATCTTTACCCTTAATGCCTTTTAACCAAATAATCTTGTCTAGCCCTAGCAGCTCTTTAAGCTCAGCTTCAACTTCAGTCTTACTCTTACCTGGGTTTCGATTGTCGTTGAGAATGCAACTCTCCGTCATAATTGCAGTTCCTTCGCCATCTACCTCAAAACAGCCCCCTTCGAGAACCAGGCTAGAAGAAATACTATCTACGCCAGCTTCCTGTGCCACAAAGTTGGCAACTTTGGCATCGTGCTGATAGTCTTGATCTTCCCCCCAACCATTGAAATTAAAATTGATCGCTGCCTTTTCTCCCTCATCACTAACCACAAATACCGGGCCGGTATCACGCATCCAAAGATCATTCATCGTGAATTCAATCAAATCAATTGGGTAATTATGCGAATCCAGCCCGCCAATTAGCTCAACTGCAATCTCGTAATCTTGCCTTCCCACAAGCATAGATACCGGTTCATATTTAGCAATGGTTTTCGCTATGCTGGCTAAATTACGCTGCACCTCAGGCACCTGCCGTGTACCCCAGATGTCGCGACTAGCGATAAAGGCCATCCAAGTGCGTTTATGGTGGAATCCTTCATCAGGCAGATACCATTGATTGTTGGCGCGAGACGTAGCCCCTGCGGTATATACTGACAACAAAGCACCGCCTCCAAACAGAACCCCCGACTGAATAAATTCTTTTCGAGATAGTTTCATTTAAATTTCCTTTCGGGGCGGGAAATTTTCATAAGATTCGATCTTCGATTTCCCAGGCATGGTCGAGAATATGCCAGACTACTCGCCGCACAAAGTAGCGCGGCTTCCAGATTGCGCCGCCACGCGGCCCTTTTTCGGGAAGCCCTTCATGAACTGAAATTTCAAAAGCTCGTAATATATCGTGTCGAGTTTTATCCATTTCATCGACAGTGTATTTTTCACCTTTCCAGGCAAGC
The window above is part of the Chloroflexota bacterium genome. Proteins encoded here:
- a CDS encoding DUF1287 domain-containing protein, with protein sequence MKYKLPFLFCVFALTISPVSAQIQTEPRLVSLSSIGEMGNMPSSHASLSGDGRFVAFRSEANNLVEGDTNTLADIFVHDRLNATTERVSISSIGEQTDAPAEQPMLSTNGRVVVFQSTALTLVPGLAQSEHYSHIYAYDRLTGISERISVNNRGESGNGNSRNPSISATGRYIAFMSHASNLVLGDTNDASDVFIHDRLSGHTTRVSVGTRGQEGNADSGEQLAIASDGHTVVFSSQATTLATSFDSEIRLYYHNRVTAETSYLNFPADGRQRELLQITSSSDAVTFVGLAQLNANTFEILLFKPYNYTAESLATLPASSAIGPQIALSGDGFTLISTQSAENNSNQMQQVDLHTTETITLTPANVESVAISQDGHSIAYAQNDARGVAQIYLFAEGQAGLTFSGRVTDALGSPLGFVNIATSDGETVYTDENGYFFFGSHPPGVTVLTPAKDGYTFGPRTRLVNIDATLADIHFTAYPENILAEAAKDLGMPYAAERGESGAFHGYAAGYCTDLVLDAYTWGAEFNIQAALEQDYRAQPEHFYNWRDARNAHDMWRYLSYSGQMLAHALPYLPGDIVFFDLSEDGEIDHVSLVSEIDEQNRPFQMYDATGKIADNPDGLANELRWVEFHERTVRGHARWSGLFEPMVPDLPGEMYLQAALGSAVAELRLIDPQGNSLTQTQRDTRGGTFVDLGWEQSVSVISPLELGENYIVELHNPDAETAVFTFLAHTIQDGIVTTRVDHKAALAPDETLLLRLQLSLDEAGQLALSMPELETE
- a CDS encoding M23 family metallopeptidase; translation: MKRIIAFTFLLIALSACTRSSTGEVALYTTPTPDVSAIAAVEQSIQQVIQDEGENVLAFIVAEISVENIRISQDGLYAVGWLIPIDPETNIPVPIEPGLVLLQKDATDWRVWMPTTPGWYEMLAIIPDEILSERHKEVWAKRVGAQIEAAQPAAALTGYKLPWEAGISRYLTQSTCHDQYTPSGNAHYAFDFSTYGELWNIYAAKGGIVWLWKDDIPTCYEYTCSDTQPLGNYMVIKDTSTNPVSYQLYLHLKQNSIPAELKTLGTSIAQGQFIGNVDNTGQSWGHHLHFQVQVPLYGENYYWGRSIDIVFDDVDINGGRPRLKSSWCDDEAYCTFPGDVCNDFRATYTSQNTIVEDGPILIYFPFITR
- a CDS encoding glycosyltransferase, whose amino-acid sequence is MHITLLTSTYPRFSGDGAAPFVQSIAEGLAKLGHQIDVIAPDDILVAPYENSAPITVHRFRYFWPRRWQIMGHARALAGDTRLRPATYLQLPFFLLAELITLLRVTKIQNSDFIYVHWVLPNGPAAALAARIRRIPLAISLHGSDIYVANKRRIFGAVARWSFRQARCVTACSPELRDAARKLGAPDETRLMAWGVDPERFHPQAVRADLRSKFNLPAETQIIAALGRLVPKKGFDILLRAWALLAPEFPSARLLIGGEGEQHKYLVALTEELNIQDKVVFAGQIPWHKTPSFLTQADIFVLPSRQDCFGNRDGLPTVLLEAMS
- a CDS encoding agmatine deiminase family protein, giving the protein MKLSRKEFIQSGVLFGGGALLSVYTAGATSRANNQWYLPDEGFHHKRTWMAFIASRDIWGTRQVPEVQRNLASIAKTIAKYEPVSMLVGRQDYEIAVELIGGLDSHNYPIDLIEFTMNDLWMRDTGPVFVVSDEGEKAAINFNFNGWGEDQDYQHDAKVANFVAQEAGVDSISSSLVLEGGCFEVDGEGTAIMTESCILNDNRNPGKSKTEVEAELKELLGLDKIIWLKGIKGKDITDGHTDFYARFAKPGTVVVSRDIDESSYDYPITRENIDVLGSAADAQGRRLKTVILDTPWDINTKYGINEFAAGYVGYYVCNGAIILQKFGDTQADGEAKEKLAEEFPDHEIEQIAVDGIA